In the Burkholderia glumae LMG 2196 = ATCC 33617 genome, one interval contains:
- a CDS encoding amino acid ABC transporter permease, whose amino-acid sequence MTYQLQFGELADYAGLFASGAATTLALTAVSTVLGIGIGVLGAAAQDTRAPRLAPLRGLIGAYVEAVRNTPFLVQLFFVFFGLPALGIHIGEVTAAILAMTLNLGAYSVEIVRAGVAAVPRGHHEAAAALALSRAQAWCHVVLPQALAKVFPALVSQIVITLLGSAVVSQISVADLTYAAGYIQSRNFRAFETYFVITLAYLAMALLLRAALNTAGRRLFARGAGGAR is encoded by the coding sequence ATGACCTACCAGCTCCAGTTCGGCGAACTCGCCGACTATGCCGGCCTGTTCGCGAGCGGCGCGGCCACCACGCTCGCGCTGACGGCCGTGTCCACCGTGCTCGGCATCGGCATCGGCGTGCTCGGCGCGGCCGCGCAGGACACGCGCGCGCCGCGCCTCGCGCCGCTGCGCGGCCTGATCGGGGCCTACGTCGAGGCGGTCCGCAACACCCCGTTCCTGGTGCAGCTGTTCTTCGTGTTCTTCGGCCTGCCCGCGCTCGGCATCCACATCGGCGAGGTGACGGCCGCGATTCTGGCGATGACGCTGAACCTGGGCGCCTATTCGGTCGAGATCGTGCGCGCCGGCGTGGCCGCGGTGCCGCGCGGCCACCACGAGGCGGCCGCCGCGCTCGCGCTGTCGCGCGCCCAGGCGTGGTGCCACGTGGTGCTGCCGCAGGCGCTCGCCAAGGTGTTCCCGGCGCTCGTCAGCCAGATCGTGATCACGCTGCTCGGCTCGGCGGTGGTCTCGCAAATTTCGGTGGCCGACCTGACCTACGCGGCCGGCTATATCCAGTCGCGCAACTTCCGCGCGTTCGAGACGTACTTCGTGATCACGCTCGCCTATCTCGCGATGGCGCTGCTGCTGCGCGCGGCGCTCAACACGGCGGG
- a CDS encoding transporter substrate-binding domain-containing protein, protein MDFRPNRTSSRRAWLAALLAAPALLLAGVSAAHADALDSITKSGVLRVAVPEDYPPFGSVGADMQPQGYDIDTAGLLAKALGAKLQLVPVNSANRIPYLTTNKVDLVISSLGKTPEREKVIDFSAAYGPYFQGVFGPADLKVSGPADLTGKTVGATRGALEEIALSQMAPNATIKRFEDNNATIQAFLSGQVQLIAAGNIVAAAILAKNPPRRPETKFVIKNSPCFVGLNKNEPRLLAKVNAAIAQAKQNGTLDAISKKWLGQPLPAGL, encoded by the coding sequence ATGGATTTCCGACCGAACCGCACCTCCTCCCGCCGCGCCTGGCTCGCCGCGCTGCTCGCCGCCCCGGCCCTGCTGCTGGCCGGCGTCTCCGCCGCGCATGCCGACGCGCTCGACAGCATCACCAAAAGCGGCGTGCTGCGCGTCGCGGTGCCCGAGGACTATCCGCCGTTCGGCTCGGTGGGCGCCGACATGCAGCCCCAGGGCTACGACATCGACACGGCCGGCCTGCTCGCCAAGGCACTCGGCGCGAAGCTGCAACTGGTGCCGGTCAACAGCGCGAACCGGATTCCCTACCTGACCACCAACAAGGTCGACCTGGTGATCTCGTCGCTCGGCAAGACGCCCGAGCGCGAGAAGGTGATCGATTTCTCGGCCGCCTACGGCCCCTACTTCCAGGGCGTGTTCGGCCCCGCCGATCTCAAGGTGAGCGGCCCGGCCGACCTGACCGGCAAGACCGTGGGCGCCACGCGCGGCGCGCTGGAGGAAATCGCGCTCTCGCAGATGGCGCCGAACGCCACCATCAAGCGCTTCGAGGACAACAACGCGACGATCCAGGCGTTCCTGTCCGGCCAGGTGCAACTGATCGCGGCCGGCAACATCGTGGCGGCCGCGATCCTCGCCAAGAACCCGCCGCGCCGCCCCGAGACGAAGTTCGTGATCAAGAACTCGCCCTGCTTCGTGGGCCTGAACAAGAACGAGCCCCGCCTGCTCGCGAAGGTCAACGCGGCGATCGCACAGGCCAAGCAGAACGGCACGCTCGACGCGATCTCGAAGAAGTGGCTGGGCCAGCCGCTGCCGGCCGGCCTGTGA
- a CDS encoding iron-containing alcohol dehydrogenase yields the protein MQAFSFQTVAHIVLEAGIAKRLGQALRERHAGRRACVVTDAFLHRGGTLAPALASLGAAGWEVLVIDEVVADPPDEVVRDAARRAREFGAELVIGLGGGSSMDVAKLVAVLGASAQPLEQMYGVNRVQGTRLPLVQIPTTAGTGSEVTPIAIVTTGKTTKSGVVAPQLYADAAYLDPELTVGLPPAATAATGIDAMVHAIEAYTSKRLKNPLSDHLAGKALQLLSANLLPACRDGGDLAARSAMLLGAMLAGQAFANAPVAGVHALAYPIGGVFHVPHGLSNALVLPHVLRFNARVPAAAQAYAELGQLIGLQPAGSFDEQAEAFIAHLVRLARDAGLPSNLQAVGIGVADLGGLAADAMKQERLLINNPCEIDEPSALEIYRQAFEHTYDELA from the coding sequence ATGCAAGCGTTTTCGTTTCAGACCGTCGCGCACATCGTGCTCGAGGCCGGCATCGCCAAACGTCTCGGCCAGGCGCTGCGCGAGCGCCATGCGGGCCGCCGCGCCTGCGTCGTCACCGACGCATTCCTCCATCGCGGCGGCACGCTGGCGCCGGCGCTCGCGAGCCTCGGCGCGGCGGGCTGGGAAGTGCTGGTGATCGACGAGGTGGTGGCCGATCCGCCCGACGAGGTGGTGCGCGACGCCGCCCGCCGCGCGCGCGAGTTCGGCGCCGAACTCGTGATCGGGCTGGGCGGCGGCTCGTCGATGGACGTCGCGAAGCTGGTGGCCGTGCTCGGCGCGAGCGCGCAGCCGCTCGAGCAGATGTACGGCGTGAACCGCGTGCAGGGCACCCGCCTGCCGCTGGTGCAGATTCCCACCACGGCCGGCACCGGCTCCGAGGTCACGCCGATCGCGATCGTGACCACCGGCAAGACCACCAAGAGCGGCGTGGTGGCGCCGCAGCTCTATGCCGACGCCGCCTACCTCGATCCCGAGCTGACCGTCGGGCTGCCGCCCGCCGCGACGGCCGCCACCGGCATCGACGCGATGGTCCACGCGATCGAGGCCTACACCAGCAAGCGGCTGAAGAATCCGCTGTCCGATCATCTCGCCGGCAAGGCGCTCCAGCTGCTGAGCGCGAACCTGCTGCCGGCCTGCCGCGACGGCGGCGATCTCGCGGCGCGCTCGGCCATGCTGCTCGGCGCGATGCTGGCCGGGCAGGCGTTCGCGAACGCGCCGGTGGCCGGCGTCCACGCGCTCGCCTATCCGATCGGCGGGGTGTTCCATGTGCCGCACGGGCTGTCGAACGCGCTGGTGCTGCCGCACGTGCTGCGCTTCAATGCGCGCGTGCCCGCCGCCGCGCAGGCCTATGCCGAACTGGGCCAGCTCATCGGGCTCCAGCCGGCAGGCTCGTTCGACGAGCAGGCCGAGGCCTTCATCGCCCATCTGGTGCGGCTCGCGCGCGACGCCGGGCTGCCGTCGAACCTGCAGGCCGTGGGCATCGGCGTGGCCGATCTGGGCGGCCTCGCGGCCGACGCGATGAAGCAGGAGCGGCTGCTGATCAACAATCCCTGCGAGATCGACGAGCCGAGCGCGCTCGAGATCTACCGGCAGGCCTTCGAGCATACCTACGACGAGCTCGCGTAA
- a CDS encoding putative bifunctional diguanylate cyclase/phosphodiesterase, translated as MHGSYNFLLVAVSFMVATLASYTALDLTGRIALLGRSPLRHAWLVGGAVAMGTGIWSMHFIAMLAFTLPIPLGYDLVETGYSLALAIVASYLALFVTTRRRASFVHLAASGTLMGLGVAGMHYTGMAAMRMRPDIDYQPGWFAASVLIAIVASMAALAIARRLRSVRRRAVVRARAGAALVMAAGISGMHYAGMAAATFLPGSICGAAAGINSAWLATTVSLFTFVILIATLLLSRIDARNSRLASTVTNLNGEIVRLATLDTLTGLPNRSTLTHRIAEAIDTARRRHSGFAVLFMDLDGFKAINDSLGHSIGDRVLVTFSQRLRGCVRSFDTVARLGGDEFVVLAERIGSASEARVIAETVLERTRDGAWSLDEPLQVTPSIGIALYPRDGETVDALLKHADAAMYEAKRGGRGAYRFFEVGMNDAALRTLQIQKAVHEALASGYFSLHFQPKFRSDTRALTGAEALIRLRHPKLGTLAPLDFIPIAERSGQIVAIGYWVVRETCRHIREWRQAGLPPMKVAVNLSTRQLAQPELAAAMLQIVRQEQVAPQQIIFEITETMAMQDAERTIVAIRDFQQGGFEIAIDDFGTGYSSLAYLQRFRVKQLKIDRFFTSGLDRHGKEGAAIVSAIIALAHSLGMDVVAEGVETVTQRDKLETLRCDEMQGFLLGRPLAADAFAQLVRDLSGSNEALA; from the coding sequence ATGCACGGCTCGTACAATTTCCTCCTGGTGGCGGTGTCGTTCATGGTGGCGACGCTCGCGTCGTATACCGCGCTCGACCTGACGGGCCGCATCGCGCTGCTCGGCCGTTCGCCGCTGCGCCACGCCTGGCTCGTCGGCGGCGCCGTCGCGATGGGCACCGGCATCTGGTCGATGCACTTCATCGCGATGCTCGCGTTCACGCTGCCGATCCCGCTCGGCTACGATCTCGTCGAGACCGGCTATTCGCTCGCGCTCGCGATCGTGGCGTCGTACCTCGCGCTGTTCGTCACCACGCGCCGGCGCGCCAGCTTCGTGCATCTGGCGGCGAGCGGCACGCTGATGGGGCTCGGCGTGGCCGGCATGCACTACACCGGCATGGCGGCAATGCGCATGAGGCCCGACATCGACTACCAGCCGGGCTGGTTCGCGGCATCGGTCCTGATCGCGATCGTGGCCTCGATGGCGGCGCTCGCGATCGCCCGGCGGCTGCGCAGCGTGAGGCGGCGCGCGGTCGTACGCGCACGCGCGGGCGCGGCGCTGGTGATGGCCGCGGGCATCAGCGGCATGCACTATGCGGGCATGGCCGCGGCGACGTTCCTGCCGGGCAGCATCTGCGGCGCGGCGGCCGGCATCAATTCGGCGTGGCTCGCCACCACCGTCTCGCTGTTCACGTTCGTGATCCTGATCGCCACGCTGCTGCTCTCGCGCATCGATGCACGCAACAGCCGGCTCGCCAGCACGGTGACCAACCTGAACGGCGAGATCGTGCGGCTCGCCACGCTCGACACGCTGACCGGGCTGCCCAACCGCAGCACGCTCACCCACCGCATCGCCGAGGCGATCGACACCGCACGGCGCCGCCACAGCGGTTTCGCGGTGCTGTTCATGGATCTCGACGGCTTCAAGGCGATCAACGACTCGCTCGGCCATTCGATCGGCGACCGGGTGCTCGTGACGTTCTCGCAGCGGCTGCGCGGCTGCGTGCGCTCGTTCGATACGGTGGCACGGCTCGGCGGCGACGAGTTCGTGGTGCTGGCCGAGCGGATCGGCTCGGCGTCGGAGGCGCGCGTGATCGCCGAGACCGTGCTGGAGCGCACGCGCGACGGCGCCTGGAGCCTGGACGAGCCGCTGCAGGTCACCCCGAGCATCGGCATCGCGCTCTACCCGCGCGACGGCGAGACCGTCGACGCGTTGCTCAAGCATGCCGACGCGGCGATGTACGAGGCCAAGCGCGGCGGGCGCGGCGCCTACCGCTTCTTCGAGGTGGGCATGAACGACGCCGCGCTGCGCACGCTGCAGATCCAGAAGGCGGTGCACGAGGCGCTCGCCAGCGGCTATTTCTCGCTGCACTTCCAGCCGAAATTCCGCAGCGATACGCGCGCGCTGACGGGCGCCGAGGCGCTGATCCGGCTGCGCCATCCGAAGCTCGGCACGCTCGCGCCGCTCGACTTCATCCCGATCGCCGAGCGCTCGGGGCAGATCGTGGCGATCGGCTACTGGGTGGTGCGCGAGACCTGCCGGCACATCCGCGAATGGAGGCAGGCCGGGCTGCCGCCGATGAAGGTGGCCGTCAATCTCTCCACGCGCCAGCTCGCGCAGCCGGAGCTGGCCGCAGCGATGCTCCAGATCGTCCGGCAGGAGCAGGTCGCGCCGCAGCAGATCATCTTCGAGATCACCGAGACGATGGCGATGCAGGACGCCGAGCGCACCATCGTCGCGATCCGCGATTTCCAGCAGGGCGGCTTCGAGATCGCGATCGACGATTTCGGCACCGGCTATTCGAGCCTCGCCTACCTGCAGCGCTTTCGCGTCAAGCAGCTGAAGATCGACCGCTTCTTCACGAGCGGGCTCGACCGCCACGGCAAGGAAGGCGCGGCGATCGTCTCGGCGATCATCGCGCTCGCGCATTCGCTCGGCATGGATGTGGTGGCCGAGGGCGTGGAGACCGTCACGCAGCGCGACAAGCTGGAGACGCTGCGCTGCGACGAGATGCAGGGCTTCCTGCTCGGCCGGCCGCTCGCTGCCGACGCGTTCGCGCAGCTCGTGCGCGATCTTTCGGGCTCGAACGAGGCGCTGGCCTGA
- a CDS encoding TonB-dependent receptor: protein MPARCASGPLPARSGPTGRARRRARDRPPLLAAHPGNPHSTHDMTYRPTAFRPPSARRRACAGMVAVASLLGAPRVVPAAAAPEPGEGGTATALPAIAVGARRPGGAAGAADLSTPVAAGSRLGLASLDTPASVETLDGARLRERGDTTVTQAVTRAAGFAAEAAPGNGGTAVSVRGFGGPESVTTLYDGTRMLVGAGTVTFPADTWSVERIEVLRGPASVLYGEGGLGGVINVVPKVPRRERSTTLLAGAGAYGERRVALDATGALAPMLSYRFYVNDDRQHGWLPRGGSHMTSVGGALKLDPSPSLSFTLDYDFARHKPMANFGVPVAHGVLDTALARQNYNVGNASIAYYDRWARLNTTWRARPGITLRNRLYAMLTDRHWRDSESYALQADGSVLRSDYIEILHHQRQLGDRLDASFDGRLLGRQNRLVVGAEFNDVSFADSSNSPFGGQSVVPALGFDPGLFSSPDPTVPAFRTHTHQAGVFAEDRLELTRRLAWIAGLRYDHIDYRRDSFATRAAGAASFDKTFAHTSWRTGLVFSLTPELALYGQYTTGTDGVGSLITLSKSSSAFTLSTGDQWEAGMKQAFAGGRGSWTLAFYQIVKRNLLTADPQHPDQTIQVGRQSSRGVEWTGALRLGGGWSIDANAAFLRARYDAFDESVGGASVSRSGKVPINIPRQTANLWVDWAFAPGWRAGAGLRYVGSSYGDTANTVRIASYTLLDASASWRAWRNLTLSLYLHNLSNRIYTETSQNDGGEWLLGAPRSGGVTATVTF from the coding sequence ATGCCGGCCCGATGTGCGTCCGGGCCCTTGCCGGCACGGAGCGGCCCGACAGGCCGTGCGCGCCGCCGCGCGCGAGATCGCCCGCCGCTCTTGGCCGCCCACCCTGGCAACCCGCATTCGACCCACGACATGACATACCGCCCGACAGCCTTCCGCCCGCCTTCCGCGCGCCGCCGCGCCTGCGCGGGCATGGTCGCCGTCGCCTCGCTGCTCGGCGCGCCGCGCGTCGTGCCGGCTGCCGCCGCGCCGGAGCCGGGCGAGGGCGGCACGGCCACGGCGCTGCCGGCCATCGCGGTCGGCGCCAGGCGCCCGGGCGGCGCGGCCGGCGCTGCCGACCTGAGCACGCCGGTCGCCGCCGGCAGCCGGCTCGGGCTGGCGAGCCTCGACACGCCGGCCAGCGTCGAGACGCTCGACGGCGCGCGCCTGCGCGAGCGCGGCGACACCACCGTCACGCAGGCCGTCACGCGCGCGGCCGGCTTCGCGGCCGAGGCGGCCCCCGGCAACGGCGGCACGGCCGTCTCGGTGCGCGGCTTCGGCGGCCCCGAGTCGGTCACCACGCTCTACGACGGCACGCGCATGCTGGTGGGCGCGGGCACCGTGACGTTTCCGGCCGACACCTGGTCGGTCGAGCGCATCGAGGTGCTGCGCGGGCCGGCCTCGGTGCTGTACGGCGAGGGTGGACTGGGCGGCGTGATCAACGTGGTGCCGAAAGTGCCGCGGCGCGAGCGCTCGACCACGCTGCTGGCCGGCGCCGGCGCCTATGGGGAGCGGCGCGTGGCGCTCGACGCCACCGGCGCGCTCGCTCCGATGCTGTCGTACCGCTTCTACGTGAACGATGACCGCCAGCACGGCTGGCTGCCGCGCGGCGGGTCGCACATGACCTCGGTGGGCGGCGCGCTCAAGCTCGACCCGAGCCCGTCGCTGTCGTTCACGCTCGACTACGACTTCGCGCGCCACAAGCCGATGGCCAACTTCGGCGTGCCGGTCGCGCATGGCGTGCTCGACACCGCGCTCGCGCGGCAGAACTACAACGTCGGCAACGCGTCGATCGCCTATTACGACCGCTGGGCGCGCCTGAACACGACCTGGCGCGCGAGGCCGGGCATCACGCTGCGCAACCGGCTCTACGCGATGCTGACCGACCGTCACTGGCGCGACTCGGAAAGCTACGCGCTGCAGGCCGACGGCAGCGTGCTGCGCAGCGACTACATCGAGATCCTGCACCACCAGCGGCAGTTGGGCGACCGGCTCGACGCGAGCTTCGACGGCCGCCTGCTGGGCCGCCAGAACCGGCTCGTGGTGGGCGCCGAGTTCAACGACGTGAGCTTCGCGGACAGCAGCAACTCGCCGTTCGGCGGCCAGTCGGTGGTGCCCGCGCTCGGCTTCGACCCGGGCCTGTTCTCGAGCCCCGATCCCACCGTGCCGGCGTTTCGCACGCATACGCACCAGGCCGGCGTGTTCGCCGAGGACCGCCTCGAGCTGACCCGGCGGCTCGCGTGGATCGCGGGCCTGCGCTACGACCATATCGACTATCGGCGCGACAGCTTCGCGACGCGGGCCGCCGGCGCCGCCTCGTTCGACAAGACCTTCGCGCACACCAGCTGGCGCACCGGCCTCGTGTTCTCGCTCACGCCCGAGCTCGCGCTGTATGGCCAGTACACCACCGGCACCGACGGGGTGGGCTCGCTGATCACGCTGTCGAAGTCGAGCAGCGCGTTCACGCTGTCGACCGGCGACCAATGGGAGGCCGGCATGAAACAGGCGTTCGCCGGCGGACGCGGTTCGTGGACGCTCGCGTTCTACCAGATCGTCAAGCGCAACCTGCTCACCGCCGATCCGCAGCACCCGGACCAGACCATCCAGGTCGGCCGGCAATCGTCGCGCGGCGTGGAGTGGACGGGCGCGCTGCGGCTCGGCGGCGGCTGGTCGATCGATGCCAACGCCGCGTTCCTGCGCGCGCGCTACGATGCGTTCGACGAGTCGGTGGGCGGCGCGAGCGTCTCGCGCAGCGGCAAGGTGCCGATCAACATTCCCCGGCAGACCGCCAACCTCTGGGTGGACTGGGCCTTCGCGCCGGGCTGGCGCGCGGGCGCGGGGCTGCGCTACGTGGGCTCGAGCTACGGCGACACCGCCAACACGGTGCGGATTGCGTCGTATACGCTGCTCGACGCGTCCGCCTCGTGGCGCGCCTGGAGGAACCTGACCTTGTCGCTCTACCTGCACAACCTGAGCAACCGCATCTACACGGAAACCAGCCAGAACGACGGCGGCGAGTGGCTGCTCGGCGCGCCGCGCTCGGGCGGCGTGACCGCCACCGTCACGTTCTGA
- a CDS encoding ABC transporter ATP-binding protein translates to MSRLQITELDWTPAARRARALLRRVTLDARPGELVGLIGPNGSGKTSVLRCAFRYERPHGGTVGIGGDDLWRLSPRLAARRVAVVLQDPPDAFGLTVAQVVAMGHTPHKRMLDGDTADDLARVARSLAEVGLAALGERPFATLSGGERQRALLARALVQRPEVLMLDEPTNHLDPRHQLALLALVRRLRITTLATLHDLNLAAAFCARLFVLADGEIVASGTPHEVLTAPLLKSVYGVEAIVDRHPAGGYPRVTLLVDEDT, encoded by the coding sequence ATGAGCCGCCTGCAGATCACCGAACTCGACTGGACCCCTGCCGCGCGCCGTGCCCGCGCGCTGTTGCGGCGCGTGACGCTCGACGCGCGGCCGGGCGAACTGGTCGGCCTGATCGGGCCGAACGGCAGCGGTAAGACCAGCGTGCTGCGCTGCGCGTTTCGCTACGAGCGCCCGCATGGCGGCACGGTCGGTATCGGCGGCGACGACCTCTGGCGGCTCTCGCCGCGCCTTGCCGCGCGGCGCGTGGCGGTGGTGCTGCAGGACCCGCCCGACGCGTTCGGGCTGACGGTCGCGCAGGTGGTGGCGATGGGACATACGCCGCACAAGCGCATGCTCGACGGCGACACCGCCGACGACCTCGCGCGGGTGGCGCGCTCGCTCGCCGAGGTCGGACTGGCCGCGCTCGGCGAGCGGCCGTTCGCGACCCTGTCCGGCGGCGAGCGGCAGCGCGCGCTGCTGGCGCGCGCGCTGGTGCAGCGGCCCGAAGTATTGATGCTCGACGAGCCCACCAACCATCTCGACCCGCGCCATCAGCTCGCGCTGCTCGCGCTGGTCCGGCGCCTGCGCATCACCACGCTCGCGACGCTGCACGACCTGAACCTCGCCGCCGCGTTCTGCGCGCGGCTGTTCGTGCTGGCCGACGGCGAGATCGTGGCGAGCGGCACGCCCCACGAGGTGCTGACCGCGCCGCTCCTGAAATCCGTCTACGGCGTGGAGGCGATCGTCGACCGGCATCCGGCCGGCGGCTATCCGCGCGTGACGCTGCTCGTCGACGAGGACACTTGA
- a CDS encoding ABC transporter substrate-binding protein, giving the protein MKPRIAPRLRLGLPAAWFGLAISMAVPACAAGHYPVTVHSCNRAVRFDRAPAHAVSNDVNLTEMMLALGLRERMAGYTGVGGWKTATPALRAQLAGLPELARQYPALETLVAAGADFYLAGWNYGMRVGGPVTPESLARFGIASYELTESCSQVMPRPAASFDVVYADLRNLGAIFDVAPRAERQIALMRARLDAVARALGPRVAPMRTFVYDSGGDKPFTAGRLAMPTALIRAAGGVNVMDDLAQSWAAVSWESVVARNPQVIVIVDYGAETAEQKIRYLTGNPALATIDAIRARRFVVIPYDEATPGVRNAEAVEALARALHPAAFAARPDRAR; this is encoded by the coding sequence ATGAAGCCACGCATTGCGCCGCGACTCCGGCTGGGCCTGCCGGCAGCCTGGTTCGGCCTTGCCATCAGCATGGCCGTGCCGGCCTGCGCGGCCGGCCACTACCCGGTCACCGTCCACAGCTGCAACCGCGCCGTGCGGTTCGACCGCGCGCCGGCGCACGCGGTCAGCAACGACGTGAACCTGACCGAGATGATGCTCGCGCTCGGCCTGCGCGAGCGGATGGCCGGCTACACCGGCGTCGGCGGCTGGAAGACCGCCACGCCCGCGTTGCGCGCGCAACTGGCCGGGCTGCCCGAGCTGGCGCGCCAGTATCCCGCGCTCGAGACGCTGGTGGCGGCGGGTGCCGATTTTTACCTGGCCGGCTGGAACTACGGCATGCGCGTGGGCGGCCCCGTCACGCCCGAGTCGCTGGCGCGCTTCGGCATCGCGTCCTACGAGCTGACGGAATCGTGTTCGCAGGTGATGCCGCGCCCGGCCGCGTCGTTCGACGTTGTCTACGCCGATCTGCGCAACCTCGGCGCGATCTTCGACGTGGCGCCGCGTGCCGAACGTCAGATCGCGTTGATGCGCGCGCGCCTCGACGCGGTGGCGCGCGCGCTCGGGCCGCGCGTCGCGCCGATGCGGACCTTCGTCTACGACAGCGGCGGCGACAAGCCTTTCACCGCCGGCCGGCTCGCGATGCCGACCGCGCTGATCCGCGCGGCGGGCGGCGTCAACGTGATGGACGACCTGGCGCAGAGCTGGGCCGCGGTGAGCTGGGAGAGCGTGGTGGCGCGCAATCCGCAGGTGATCGTGATCGTCGATTACGGCGCCGAGACGGCCGAGCAGAAGATCCGCTACCTGACCGGCAACCCGGCGCTGGCCACCATCGACGCGATCCGCGCGCGGCGCTTCGTGGTGATTCCCTACGACGAGGCCACGCCCGGCGTGCGCAACGCCGAGGCGGTCGAGGCCCTCGCGCGCGCGCTGCATCCGGCCGCGTTCGCGGCGCGGCCGGACCGGGCGCGCTAG
- a CDS encoding FecCD family ABC transporter permease, producing the protein MLVATGLGPVAIAPATVARVLAAHLGGHAAAGVAPGLDTIVWLIRLPRVLLGALVGAALAMVGVALQAATGNRMVDPHLLGVSSGASLGAVAATVWCGAAFGWLTLSAFAFGGALGATALVIALGARAGRLDSSRLLLSGVAVSFALMALANLLIYLGDPRAAQSVLFWMLGGLGLARWSLLGAPAACLVAGGLLLFGRRRELNALTGGDVAAAALGVDVSARRRELFVVGSLLTAACVAVSGAIGFVGLVVPHVCRRLFGAEHGRLMPFAALGGALALVWADVLARTLIAPDDLPIGVITALIGGALLVWLVRRG; encoded by the coding sequence ATGCTGGTCGCCACCGGCCTCGGCCCGGTGGCGATCGCGCCCGCCACCGTGGCGCGCGTGCTGGCCGCGCATCTGGGCGGCCACGCGGCGGCCGGCGTCGCACCCGGGCTCGATACGATCGTCTGGCTGATCCGCCTGCCGCGCGTGCTGCTCGGCGCGCTGGTGGGCGCGGCGCTGGCGATGGTCGGCGTCGCGCTGCAGGCGGCCACCGGCAACCGGATGGTCGATCCGCACCTGCTCGGCGTCAGCTCGGGCGCCTCGCTCGGCGCGGTGGCGGCCACCGTCTGGTGCGGTGCCGCGTTCGGCTGGCTCACGCTGTCGGCGTTCGCGTTCGGCGGCGCGCTCGGCGCCACCGCGCTCGTGATCGCGCTGGGGGCGCGCGCCGGGCGGCTCGATTCGTCGCGGCTGCTGCTCTCGGGCGTGGCCGTGTCGTTCGCGCTGATGGCACTCGCGAACCTGCTGATCTATCTCGGCGATCCGCGCGCCGCGCAGTCGGTGCTGTTCTGGATGCTGGGCGGCCTCGGGCTCGCGCGCTGGAGCCTGCTCGGCGCGCCGGCGGCCTGCCTCGTCGCGGGCGGCCTGCTGCTGTTCGGCCGGCGCCGCGAGCTGAACGCGCTGACGGGCGGCGACGTGGCCGCGGCGGCGCTCGGCGTGGACGTCTCGGCGCGGCGCCGCGAGCTGTTCGTGGTCGGCTCGCTGCTGACGGCCGCCTGCGTCGCCGTGAGCGGCGCGATCGGCTTCGTCGGCCTGGTCGTGCCGCATGTGTGCCGGCGCCTGTTCGGCGCCGAGCACGGCCGGCTGATGCCGTTCGCGGCGCTCGGCGGCGCGCTCGCGCTGGTCTGGGCCGACGTGCTCGCGCGCACGCTGATCGCGCCCGACGATCTGCCGATCGGCGTGATCACCGCGCTGATCGGCGGCGCGCTGCTGGTGTGGCTGGTGCGCCGCGGGTAG
- a CDS encoding SIR2 family NAD-dependent protein deacylase, translated as MMSSVSHGRPPRLYVFSGAGLSAESGIPTFRTGDGIWSSANLDKVCNFLTWRRNREAVFAFYNARIAEKREARPNDAHRMLAAWQEAWGTERVRLVTQNIDDLLERAGARQVVHLHGDVHSLLCTACDCRFPKDGEHYRLDTACPACGDVESVKPGVVFFNEAAPEYVTLHRMQLEMTERDLFVAIGTAFQVVGPESLLPRERRLRHARNFLVDPQPSRPECFGHVEAVSASVGLRNLQARIEALMAE; from the coding sequence ATGATGTCGTCCGTATCGCATGGCCGGCCGCCGCGGCTCTACGTGTTCTCGGGGGCGGGGCTGTCCGCCGAGAGCGGGATTCCCACCTTCCGCACCGGCGACGGGATCTGGTCCAGCGCCAATCTCGACAAGGTCTGCAACTTCCTCACCTGGCGCCGCAACCGCGAGGCCGTGTTCGCGTTCTACAACGCGCGGATCGCCGAAAAGCGCGAGGCCCGCCCGAACGACGCGCACCGCATGCTGGCCGCCTGGCAGGAGGCCTGGGGCACCGAACGGGTGCGGCTCGTCACGCAGAATATCGACGATCTGCTGGAGCGGGCGGGCGCGCGGCAGGTCGTGCATCTGCACGGCGACGTGCATTCGCTGCTCTGCACCGCCTGCGATTGCCGCTTCCCGAAGGACGGCGAGCATTACCGGCTCGACACCGCCTGCCCGGCATGCGGCGATGTCGAGTCGGTCAAGCCGGGCGTGGTGTTCTTCAACGAGGCCGCGCCCGAATACGTGACGCTGCACCGGATGCAGCTCGAGATGACCGAGCGCGACCTGTTCGTGGCGATCGGCACCGCGTTCCAGGTGGTCGGGCCGGAGAGCCTGCTGCCGCGTGAGCGGCGCCTTCGCCACGCGCGCAACTTCCTGGTCGATCCGCAGCCGAGCCGCCCGGAATGCTTCGGCCACGTCGAGGCGGTCTCGGCCAGCGTCGGGCTGCGGAATTTGCAGGCGCGCATCGAGGCCTTGATGGCCGAGTGA